From the Nematostella vectensis chromosome 7, jaNemVect1.1, whole genome shotgun sequence genome, the window gtaaacatttttttgtatatgCACTTTTTTTACAAGACCGGTCCTTGGTTTCGGTGTCGATAAATTCGCGACTCCATCTCTTCAAAGTCCAGTTGAGCATATTTCAGGCTTTTACGATCATTAGCGATGCCTTTTGGCGGCCATTGACTGTGACCACCCATACCGTTATTACCGTTGCTGGGTAAAATCTGGTCACGAGCCAGCTCATCGTTTGGATTGTCTGAGCCAAGTGCgtctttttctgttttcgCTTCCTCGAGCAGCACATCATCACTCGCGGCACAACCGATATTCTCGACACCCGAACGGGATCCCGCCATGGGATCGGAATGGCTCGGAGAATATTCGGGTGGCTGGATTTTATATTCGTTGGAATCCGCAACGACTAAGTCACCCATGACGTCATCTGATTCGTCAGGTTCAGGGGCACTATTGAATGATGGGACATTGTAGTAGTCACGTGATTCGTCCACGGCGCTCGGGTCGAAGTACGGGTTGTCTCGCATCATCAGGTCCTCGAGGGTCGAGCGAAGATTCTCAAAGGTCGGCCTGTCCTCCGGCTTATCTTTCCAACAGGATAACATGATTGTATACCTAAGAAGCATATAACACAAAATATTATAGAAAAGGCGTTGTCGCCTGGCATTATTGAGCTTAAGCAgctctccccccctccccacacacacacacacacatctgCTGCCCATTAGATTACCCGACAATCACAAGTCCTCGTTGCACATGTCCAATTTCTCCATGCGGTAGCCGTCCTTCAGTAGCTTGAGCagattcccccccccccccccccccccacacacacacacacacacgcatcTGCTGCCCATTAGTTTACCCGACACTCACAGGTCATCGTTGCACATGTCCGGTTTTTCCATGCGGTAGCCTTCCTTCAGTAGCTTAAGCAGCTCGCGGTTGCCAATGGTCGGGTAAGGTGTCCCGCCTGTTTGTACAAAGAGCCATGACGCATGAATCATAACGCATGAATTTAGTTTATTGTTTCATGTTAATCTCGGTTATAAGGTTGTGAAATAGCCAATAGAAATGGATTTTTTGTGTGGCCTTTTATTGTGCGGCAGCGTCAGCCATCAGTATCAGGCTATCCTATCACGCTATTAGTGTCACGCTATCAGTGTCAATCCATTCATATAACGCTATCAGTGTGACGCTCTCCATATCACGCTATCGGTGTCACGCTAACAATTTCACGCTATCGGTGTTACGCTATCAGTATCACGTTATAGGAATCACGCTAACAGTTTCACGCTATCGTTGTTACGCTAACAGTATCACGCTATAGAAATCACGCTATCAGTGTCCCGCTATCCCTATCACGCTATCGGTGTTACGCTATCAGTATCACGCTATTAGTATCACGCTTTCAGTGTCACGCTATCATTGTCACCCCTTTCGTATCACGCTATCGGTATCACGCTAACAGTTTCACGCTTTCGGTGTAACGCTATTAGTATCACGCTTTGATTATCACGCTATCAGTGTCACGCTATCCGTATCACGCTATCGGTGTCACGCTATCAGTGTCACACTAACAGTTTCATGCTATCGGTGTCACGCTATCAGTATCACGCTTTCAGTATCGCTTTCAGTGTCACGCTATCGCTGTCTGATGATGTAAATACGTACCTAGCGTCACCAGCTCCCACAAGAAAACACCATAAGCCCATCTGTGAAAAGGTAACAATTATTGAAACTAACTGAAAGCTTATGCGTGAAAATGTAGTAAAGGAGTAGTCGAGGAGACGCAGGGAGTAGAGGACATAAATATGGGGAGTTTAACAATAGGGAGTAGAGAAGAGAAAGATGGGGTGTTGAACTGGAGGGGGTAGAGGAGAGGAAGATGAGGTGTTGAACTGGAGGGGGTAGAGGAGAGAAAGATGAGGTGTTGAACTGGAGGGGGAAGAGGAGAGAAAGATGAGGTGTTGAACAATAGGGGGTAGAGGAGAGAAAGATGAGGTGTTGAACTGGAGGGGGTAGAGGAGAGAAAGATGGGGTGTTGAACTGGAGGGGGTAGAGGAGAGGAAGATGAGGTGTTGAACTGGAGGGGGTAGAGGTGAGAAAGATGAGGTGTTGAACTGGAGGGGGTAGAGGAGAGAAAGATGAGGTGTTGAACTGGAGGGGGTAGAGGAGAGAAAGATGAGGTGTTGAACTGGAGGGGGTAGAGGAGAGGAAGATGAGGTGTTGAACAAAGATGATCGAAGATGATCTATTAATGTTCATACATCACTTTGTGGGGTGAAAGCCTGATCAAAGTAGTTGATCTATTAATACTCACACATCACTCTGTGAGGTGAAAGCCTGATCAAAGTAGTTGATCTATTAATACTCACACATCACTCTGTGAGGTGAAAGCCTGATCAAAGATGGCCTCGATGCTCATCCATTTGAGTGGCAGCTTCCTGCTCGTCTTGCCCTGGTACAGATCCTCGTACATGTGACGAGTCAGACCGAAATCCGCCACCTTGGCCACTTTGTTATCACCAACAAGCACATTACGAGCCGCCAGATCACGGTGGACAAAGCCACGCCTTGCGAGATATTCCTGATAGGGCAAAAagataaatcaataaaaaaatcgcATCAAATACCGATACATATTCAAGGAGCACTAAAACCTATCTACAGGACCTGCAAATGTGATAATGGTTGGTCGACATAGGTGTGTGAAGGGGTGTGTTGTGGAATAAGTAGGCCGAGGCGAAGATAATCTCATAAATAAACAAGGAATACTTTCTTTTACTATAAAACAGGAAACCGACATTCCATTTATTTCGTTTCTGCCTCAATTCAAATACCTACTAAATAACCTAATTGCTCAAATCTGATCCATACCCACCATTCCTTGCGCGACTTGCCAGGCAAAAGCCATCAGATCCCCGGATGAAATCCCGTCATCCTCCTCTTCGTCTTCTATCCCGTCGTTCTCAGCTGCCCCCCGTTCGCTTTGAGGTTTATCCCCGGTGTATAGGGATACTAACTCGATGCCGCTATTGTCTTTCTTGGTGTTCGCATCCATGGGTGTGTTGACGTAGACTCGTGCATTACTTGCTGTCtgttatacaaaaaaataggAAAGGGAAGGAATATTGGTCGACATTATCCAAAATAGCAGCCGTAGGCTAAATaagggacttgcgctaagagatcacgttacgctttttgggtggcaaactagcgcgcacTTAAGCTAATCGGCAAAATAAcaccaacaaaaaaaacaacttattcagcgcttacgaaaaattccatttttttttcagaaagggttaagtttcatttaaagacgCAGTAATTTCTGTGATTATTTGCCACCGAATTCACGAGAAGCGAGATCAGTACCCCTGGTTTATGCTCAGGGCCGAGTGGTCTCTGTGAGCGCGGTGAAAAGAAGAGCTACGCCCTCGAGCATAAGTAGCGGATATGCGCACATCAAAGAGACAAGAATTTCAACTCTATCACAGACACTAACCCTTGTGCTCTCGGCCAATTAGCGCTCGTATTCTCGTGTATATATCTTATGAATTATTGTATTCTTTTTACCTGGGCTCCATCTGGATTGTTTTTGTTGAAAAACATGTCGCAATACTTGGAATGGAGTGGACCGCGGGGATCGTCTTCAGGATACTCTTTGACCTGAAATTGAACAGAATAGATCAATAACgttatttttaaatgaaaaattttAATAGCAAAGAATAGAAAACCTTTCATTGACTTCTCTTTCTCAAGTAGTGTAGAAGGTCTCCGTATATGTGTTATGTTATTACCTTTCCCCTTCACTTTCTCAAGTAGTGTAGAAGGTCTTCGTAGTGTTATGTTATTGCCTTTCCCCTTCTCTTTCTCAAGTAGTGTAGAAGGTCTCCGTATATGTGTTATGTTATTACCTTTCCCCTTCACTTTTTCAAGTAATGTAGAAGGTCTTCGTAGTGTTATGTTATTACCTTTCCCCTTCACTTTCTCAAGTAGTGTAGAAGGTCTTCGTAGTGTTATGTTATTACCTTTCCCCTTCACTTTCTCAAGTAGTGTAGAAGGTCCCCGAATATACGTGTGTTATGTTATTACCTTTCCCCTTTACTTTCTCAAGTAGTGTAGAAGGTCTTCGTAGTGTTATGTTATTACCTTTCCCCTTCACTTTCTCAAGTAGTGTAGAAGGTCTTCGTAGTGTTATGTTATTACCTTTCCCCTTCTCTTTCTCAAGTAGTGTAGAAGGTCTCCGTATATGTGTTATGTTATTACCTTTCCCCTTCACTTTCTCAAGTAGTGTGGAAGGTCTTCGTAGTGTTATGTTATTACCTTTCCTCTTCTCTTTCTCAAGTAGTGTAGAAGGTCTTCGTAGTGTTATGTTATTACCTTTCCCCTTCTCTTTCTCAAGTAGTGCAGAAGGTCTTCGTAGTGTTATGTTATTACCTTTCCCCTTCTCTTTCTCAAGTAGTGCAGAAGGTCTCCGTACGGCAGGTACTCCACAATGAGAAACATGGGCTCCGTCAGTGTGCAACAGCCCAGCATGTTGACGATGTTGCGGTGAGATCCCACGTCTTTCATCAGCTGAATTTCCTTCAAGAACTCGCTCCTCTGGTCTTCATCCGCCATATCTGAATTGACACTTTTGCTCAGATAGCTATTCTTTTTGCTTACTCCCCCTGGGCTCATTTTGTCAGCCCGTAAATCCGTCACCATTTTGTATCTACTTTCACCGGTTTGTTCGCCTTCATTTTGTCTtcctttttcaaaatgtttaagAAGTGCAATAAAAACGCCTGGATGTCATAAGTAGCTTCATATActaaaatattaatttttacaGTCGTCTCGAATTGTAAGAGTAGTCCCCTACCGTGTAACATCTTGATGGCCACCACAAACCCGTCGTCAGGCTTCAGGGACTTGGTGCTTTTGCGTCTCATGCTTTTGGCTATTGAGTATTTAGAGGATTGCTCTGGTAGCTCAACCAGCGTTCCCTTGAACACCTTACCAAAAGCTCCTTCTCCGAGCTCATCATCAAGAAGAACTTTTTCGTACGGTACCTCCCACTGATCAATCATCATCCCATTTGCGCTAAACGTTCGAACAGAAACATGAAtaagatgacgtcacatgaaGCAGGGTATGGGTAAGATGACGTCATTAGGAGCAGGGTATGGgtaagatgacgtcacatggAACAGAACATGGgtaagatgacgtcacaaggaGCAGGGTACGGGTAAGATGACGACACATAAAACAGAACATGGAtaagatgacgtcacatgaaGCAGGGTATGGgtaagatgacgtcacatgaaGCAGGGCATATGTAAGATGACGCCACATGAAGCAGGGTATGGGTAAGACGACGTCACATGAAGCAGAGTATGGgtaagatgacgtcacatgaaGCAGGGTATGGgtaagatgacgtcacattggGAAGGAAAGACAACGATATGGCGTTACATGGAGAAAGACATTGATGTAAAGCGTATTCTAAAGATATGTGCTATTCAAATAACGTACCCTGGTCTCAAGCCTTTTCTTATCATCTCTCGCCGTCTATGCACATACCACAGTACCGGGAGAATTAGGAGTGCAAGCAGAATAAGCACTCCTGTACAAAGCAACGCGATTTCCGAGGTACTTAGGCCACCGTGGTCGGACTTGCTCGAGGGAACTGCCAAGAAATAAATTCAACAGATCTTTGATGACTGTGTTTGACCTACCCTGAAACAATTACTTTAAAGCTGAATTTCCGAGTGTGAATATGCGAAGTGCGAATGTGGGAGGTGCAAAgtatttgttttccttttttttttctttttctttttttttctaaatgaaaGACTAGAGGCCTGGAGGCTGGACATTGATTCACAGCATTGTGTAAGAGTTTTAACTTAGAAGTTTTTACCCTAAAGTGCAAACTAAACCCAGCCCCTTGCCCCCTTGCTAAAGTCTTACCAATTGGATTGGAAATAGTTAATTCTGCTCTGTCCCCGATGATGATGCTGGCTTCAAAAACTGGCGTTACCTGAAAGTGTTGGTGCAGGATAAATAACGTATTTCTAACTTTAGTCTGAGAAGATAATTAAATTGATAAAAGTATACAAGACAGCTTTTGGATGattaaaacacaaaatattCGATACACATTTTCTTACCTCGAATGTGATTTGCTGTCCAATTTCTAGCTGAGGTGCagtgaaatttaaaaactataaaagaaaatactaTACACTTAGACTTGAAAAGAAAGAATTGAAAGGAACAGATATTAAAGAGAAAAAggttaaaattaaaataagctATAAACCAGGGTGGTGAAAGGCGAAAGGAAAATACAAGAAGATGGCGAAACACACTTACAGCCGTTCGGTTTTCGTAGACAGTAGAACTTTTGTCTGGAACTGTAGCGATGCTGCGTTTTCCTGAGTTAGCAGAACTTATCTCGTATCTGATGATGTATGCGCTCGCAGCGCTGTGGCGAAAAGAAGGCGGCTCCCAGGCGAAAATGCTGGCTGAGATATCAGTGCTGTTTTCGTCTTTAGTTGCATTCACGTTGGTCTGATTTATTGCTAGGGTTTCATTACTAGTGCTTGGATCATTTGTAGCGTTTGTTaaggttttattttcctttgcAGCAACGGCAACGTGCTTCGGGTTGCCAAGATAGCGCAAGTTCCGTACGCGCACCACGTATCTCTCCGGGGCTAAACAACAATACCGAAAAAACTTTAACTTTAAACGTTGTGATTATAAAGACGGGCTTACATAATTAAGTCTAGGGTAATTTTATTCAGAAGCTATACAAATGCATCCATTTTACCCAATAATCACCAAAAATGATTGCAGAAATAAGCGTTAGAAAAAGTGATCATTCACGGACACTTGGATTATTGGTACCCTTGTAAGTTTGGCGTTAACAAGGTTTCTGCATTTGCAGACTTACCAGGCGCATCAGATCGTATTGTACTTGGTTTTCCATTGAAGTACGTTTCGTTAACAAAAATTGGTGTTATCTAGAAAAGAGAGTTTGGTATTAGGTCTTGATCAAAGCGACCTTGCGACTGCTATAAGAAAACGAGATTGACAAAAAGctcccatccccccccccctctgtcTCACATAAATACACACATTCATTAGCAACCAGAAGTCAGCTATGCTTAGCTTAGTTCAAGATAATTCGCAAGCGCGCTTCTTACGGTGATGGTCACGTGTTCGCTAGGTAGGATCCCTGAAAGAGAGTATGACGTGGAGTTCTGAAAATAAAGAGGCGTAAAATATATCATCACAAGATTTTCTCCATTCGTATCGTATCGTATCACTACACCGGCGATGTTTTTGATAGGAAAAAGCCTTTGTTTCCCAGAGGCTTTAACATAATATTTTAACCTTGTGCTGATTTACAGCTTATGCAAATATCAATATTCCATCCCATTACCGTGGCAACAGATTTACAGCGTGTTCTATTAACTCCACTTGGTGGAGGACAGTCAACTGTGTTGCTAGGATACCCTGACAGGCTATATGATATGGAGTAACCAAGGGTTGGTAGGTTGCCAGGAGACCAGGATGCCACGACACTGTATTCGTTGATGGATGTGTCTTCTTCGAATGTCGACAAAGTTAACCCCCGGACAAGAAAGTCTGCGTTGCTTGGTGCTGAAGTTGGAAAATAGAGCAAACAATTCTTAATTTCATCACCATAACAAcaaatatcattatcatcataacaaccattatcattatcatcatcatcatcataacaaccattatcattatcatcatcatcatcataacagccattatcattatcatcatcactataacaaccattatcattatcatcatcatcatcataacaacCATTATCATCTTTTAgaacattttaaaaatgctTCTGAAACGGTtactattataattatcatcataataatcataacAACCATCTATGTCTTCTATCTTTATAGTTGTCATTACAAGTCGTCACTATAGCGTCACTATCGTAGCAGTTGTCCACTACTCCCTATAACAAAACCAGAAATATAAGCAGCAGCATCATAATCAGCAGCAGCTACATTATCATCTATacaattatcatcaacatcatcgaCACTAACGGTGCATCAACATTCACCTTTATCACCACCATTGTTTGCCTAATATAACCATTGTAACAACAATtctttaaaaggaaaaaaagaaagactttttttttcttacccgGAGCTGTGAAACTCTCTGTCACAAAATTGGTTTTAATCCAGTTATGTTTGTAGACAGCCTTCACCTATGACACGAAAGCGAAAGCGATTCAAAGGGTCAAAATGGTGTGATGAGAGAGGCAGGTATAAAGGATGGGGGCGTTGTTGTAGAGGAAAAAGGATAAGATATGATAGGGGTACAGTTttgtgatgacgtcacgtgactAGAGCACATGGTCTTACGCCCTTACTATGTTCATAAGATGTCTACTGGGTAAACCTGTTGTTGATATGCCCCATTCGTATAAATACAAGGCATCACAATATATGGTAGTCTCCCTCGTAGCCTCGTGACAGGCAGTGACACTAGCGTAGCGTGACAGCCCAGAATGGTTGCTAGTGCAAGAAGGCAGTTAATGGCAGTGAGAAGGAGCAAGAAGGAAAATGATAAAGGAATAAGAATAAGAGGGAGACGGTGAGAGTAGAGTAAAACTAAGGATTAAAATGTGAAAAAGAGCGTGTTTTAATAGTCATTGACTCTAGTGTATTGCGTGACTGTCACGTCACGGCATCTTAAATTGTAGCTGACACCCAGACGAAGCTTATAGGGCGGCGTTTAATTCAGCCGGTTCTTGTCAATTAAAGATTCCATGTCTGGACATAATGGACATCTATCACATccacctatttaaaaaaatgttgcccTCGGAGAATTCATGAGTCGTACTGgtataaaatttaaaatcgaATAAGCCTAAAAATTTATACAGGTTTTGacaaatcatttttttgtgtTCCTTACACACACATATGGCAATCCGAAACCAGGATTTACCAAACTACTGCGGTTTATGATACATTTTGATCCTCCAGTGCATCAATTGAAATACGTGTAATTGGTAGATTCTttaattctttaaaaaatgtccaGGCAAGGAGAAGCCGTGCCCATTCTCACCTCAACCGTAAATGGTTCTTTGTGTTCCAGTTCGGTAAGCTCGGCGCTGGGTgtattctataaaaaaaagataatcgacgaaactttatttatttcacttGGAACTAGAGAGGGATAAGTATTCGAATGATTTCCCCAGGGGAGGGACTCACACTAAAAAGTCACTTATGGTCGTcatgaaaataaaatctaaccctaagggatagctgAATGGGTGTGGCCAAGGGGAACATAGTAGGCTTGTTACCGGTTGgtgataagaaaaaaaaaacagatcaaAAAGCTGTTGCTTAAACTGCCTATGAGTGTGGTATTTGATTGTTTCTGATAGTCCTCAATGGCGAATCCGAGATTTAACAATAAGAATAACCTATGCGAGCTAAAATCCACATATTTATTGATTCACCTTGTTCATGCTGCATGcttttaccccctcccctttaggATGGTCTCCCCCCACCCTCACAGAAATCCAGGATTCCCCCAATCTTACCGTAACGAACGTCACTTCTCCGTCACTgtcctttttatattttactgtGTAGTTATCTAAAGTGCTGTAGTTAAACACCGGTGCCTCCCACGTGACATTCACGCTAAAGGATTGGCTTGGAAGATACCTGAACTCCCCTAAAGTCATGTAACGGATTAACAGCTCCTGGTCGGGTAGTCCTATATAcgataaatcatcattaataaatGATGCTATCATTAGATAAAAATATGGACACAATTTGATTTAAGCCATCCTCGCTAAATTTCCTATTgaaaatgtattattttttagGTATCACGTCAGCTGTGCGAGAGTGTTTATTAGTAACAAATCTTTCTGGCttatttttctttacaaaCCAACAATGTATCCAAACAAATTACCGCCTCTAGAGATATATACCGATGAATCTAGACAACTTGACAGCTTTAAAGAACATTCTCTTACCTGGAGAGTTAATGAGCCTTTCTATTCGAGTTCCGCCAATCAAGTATTGTAGATTCGGAGTAACCTGTTTTGAAAGATGGACTGGATACTTTAGTGCAATGCCTTAGAAACCATTTATAAAGCAGCGACAGCTATTATGATAACAGCAATAATCTAAACTTCAATAACCCTGCAAAAGCAACAACATCAGCACAAAAGCGATGACGAggacgacaacaacaacaacaacgacgaaGATGACAACGACAATGAGAGCATTTACTAGTAAGCCCTTGCATCCACACTACCACCAAGTGCAGTGtctcaaaaagaaaaacacaatagaatgggcatgtgcccccccccccctatactttaaaaaaatataaggaaatgaccagggGCGAGGCTGTGTccaatttttatttcttaatgtttctgtatcgtgccgccccccctccccacccaatCTTAGATGGCCTGCCACGGCACTGTAATGATATATAATGTTACCTGGACTTTTATCACGGTCTTGTCAGGCTTGATGTTGGCTATTGTGATTTCTGTTTCAGTCTAAAATAGCAAAATTTTGTAACATGAAAAACTCTCTTGTcctttaattatttttctaaTAACAGAACTCTGCGCAAATCTACAGTTGCAGCATAGAATATCATTTTTACTTTCTATAATAGCGCGATAGCTGATGGGTACAGGCTTCGGTCCTCAAGCAAGTTATATGGAGGTTAGATTATTCAGTTCACATTGACATTGTCCCCACTTAAAGTCGACTTGGTGTCCGTTAGGTTCAACGAGGTTCAACTGATAGTCGGCAGCAAAACCATGATAATATGGATGGCCGTTAAGCCGAGGTTCAACTGTTGGTTCTTATCCAATACTTACTATgtcattattaaaaaaaggaaaccaGAAGCCCCATTGCACATTGTCCTTGTCTCCATACTTGACTTCATAACTTGTAACATTAGCGTACGGGTAGGGCGGGGCAGACCACGTGACTCGGGTGGAGAAGGTGTAATCAGAGGATGCTATGAACGGTGATATCGTCAGGTTGACCACAGCCCTCTCACTGGCATTTGTAGGCGGTGGATCGACTGCACGAAGGGAAAAGGGAAACgagaagaaaataattttaatgtTAAAACATTACAATCTCGGCATCACTGTATATGGTTTTGGATAGAGGTGGTTGCAAATGTTCCTGGGGGCGAGGAAAGTAATGGTAGATCGTTAATTTTGATAAACGTAATTTTCTTTGTAAATTTGGAGACAGTCAGACGAGCACTTACATGTATAGCAAAGACTCTGCTCAAAGTTATTCACAAAACGGCAACctaataaaagaaaaccaaaataaaaaagggcGCTGTATAAGCAAGCATGTACAAACTAAGCGATTATAAATAATTTCTAACCTTGATAGATGTACTTGTATTTTTTCACTTCGCTGATTGCGCAATTGGACATGGAGTGTATCTACAAAACCAATCAGAGCAAATACATACCACCACCTCACGGTTACTATACCAGTACGCACAAATACCTTGCGCAAAGATatttacaaagaaaacatacataAAGAACTGATTTTATGCTGTGAATCACGGATGGAAATAATGATACCACGATTTTATTACATCAGAACGCATGAGGGTTGTGGCTTCTCCATCTTGATATTCTGCTCAACATTCCAGGACCAGAACTCAATAGGCCCGTATTCAATAGAACAGGACTCAATAGGCCAGGACTCAATAGACCAGGACTCAATAGACCAGGACTCAATAGGCCAGGACTCAATAGGCCAGGACTCAATAGACCAGGACTCAATAGACCAGGACTCAATAGACCAGGACTCAATAGGCCAGGACTCAATAGACCAGGACTCAATAGGCCAGGACTCAATAGGCCAGGACTCAATAGACCAGGACTCAATAGACCAGGACTCAATAGACCAGGACTCAATAGACCAGGACTCAATAGGCCAAGACTCAATAGACCAGGACTCAATTGGCCAGGACTCAATAGGCCAGGACTCAATAGGCCAGGACTCAATAGGCCAGGACTCAATAGGCCAGGACTCAATAGACCAGTACTCAGTAGACCAGGACTCAATAGGCCAGGACTCAATAGGCCAGGACTCAATAGGCCAGGACTCAATAGACCAGGACTCAATAGACCAGGACTCAATAGACCAGGACTCAATAGGCCAGGACTCAATAGACCAGGACTCAATAGACCAGGGCTCAATAGGCCAGGACTCAATAGGCCAGGACTCAATAGGCCAGGACTCAATAGGCCAGGACTCAATAGACCAAGACTCAATAGACCAGGACTCAATAGACCAGGACTCAATAGACCAGGACTCAATAGACCAGGACTCAGTAGGCCAGGACTCAGACTTACTTACACTAAGAGTGTGCTCGCTGTTCTTTAATTTCTCATAGATATGAAAGCTTATGTTCGTCGAGGGctagaaacaaaaaaagaaatgattttAGACAATATTTAAAACCTGTTAAACGTATAGTTGGAATAGTAAGAAAAGGGAGACAAGAGAAGAACTACACGCCCTCACCGTGTTCTCCACGAAAATTCTTGGTGTTGTGCCCGCTGGTCCCTGCCATGTGAACGCGTATCCGGTGATGAAAGAAGAATAGACTGGAAAAACCAAAACAGAGCAAATATaacaggggcgtgtctagagaacGACGGAACAGGGGAGTATTCTAGAGAACAACGAaacaggggcgtgtctagagaaaaacgAAACTGAGGCACGTCTTGTTAACAACGAaacaggggcgtgtctagagaacaACGAAACAGAGACGTCTCTAGAAAACATCGAAACAGGACCGCCTATAAAACAAAGAAGCACGTCGATACTTGCGTGACACCTACCTGAGGGTGGCGTGACATTTATCGTGACCTCCAATTTATCTCCAATGTGGCTTTCGTCGTACGAGAAGGACACTACAGACGCTGACTCTAATGGCGGAATCTTTGGCATAACTAGGAAAAAGTTTCAGTTCATTAAATTATCAAAATATCTCCATGCCTCGAACCAAAACCTTGCCTAGAAGACCTGTTTACACTAACATGCACGCTCAAATTACGATGTTTACACGCGCAATTTCTGTAATTTTCACTAATAATTCTTGTCGTAATTTTTTGGAATCTGTCGCACACAAAATCGCAGTGTAAACAGCGTATTGGGAGCATACTCGACTTTTTGTGCAAATCGCGCTGCAATTTTCATATGAAACTAATACAGTTTTATTATCCTGTTTTATTCGAGCATTTGAATGAACATAAGCAATATGTTGTTCCAAAGGAGTTGCACCTCCTCTGCAACCTGGCCTGGGTTGCGATGGCAATTGCCGCAAAAATCGCAGCTTGTGTCGCGTGGGATAAACGGGCCTTTACAACTTTGCATCCTACGTATTTGAACACATCCTATATGTCCCTTCCAA encodes:
- the LOC5507990 gene encoding uncharacterized protein LOC5507990 — encoded protein: MLLGKLNALNSLCSSMLILLSVALCCFPIADVLGFTNEKVLRKARCYANCLDQVPLNGTDCSGQECMECRSPCDNPFTSLDNCIQGCSNSSSCILSCRFLDTMSNWSSIITGNGASISPSGSAVANISMSNATLLILSWQRPVNMTRSRPVYLLKKKYKRNSVTREVELEHIFTQAESSVPLQDVCNGVPRLTNMDTISDCTFTFVVVTLTANSSLADAPPSADVVMPKIPPLESASVVSFSYDESHIGDKLEVTINVTPPSVYSSFITGYAFTWQGPAGTTPRIFVENTPSTNISFHIYEKLKNSEHTLSIHSMSNCAISEVKKYKYIYQGCRFVNNFEQSLCYTFDPPPTNASERAVVNLTISPFIASSDYTFSTRVTWSAPPYPYANVTSYEVKYGDKDNVQWGFWFPFFNNDITETEITIANIKPDKTVIKVQVTPNLQYLIGGTRIERLINSPGLPDQELLIRYMTLGEFRYLPSQSFSVNVTWEAPVFNYSTLDNYTVKYKKDSDGEVTFVTNTPSAELTELEHKEPFTVEVKAVYKHNWIKTNFVTESFTAPAPSNADFLVRGLTLSTFEEDTSINEYSVVASWSPGNLPTLGYSISYSLSGYPSNTVDCPPPSGVNRTRCKSVATNSTSYSLSGILPSEHVTITITPIFVNETYFNGKPSTIRSDAPAPERYVVRVRNLRYLGNPKHVAVAAKENKTLTNATNDPSTSNETLAINQTNVNATKDENSTDISASIFAWEPPSFRHSAASAYIIRYEISSANSGKRSIATVPDKSSTVYENRTAFLNFTAPQLEIGQQITFEVTPVFEASIIIGDRAELTISNPIVPSSKSDHGGLSTSEIALLCTGVLILLALLILPVLWYVHRRREMIRKGLRPGANGMMIDQWEVPYEKVLLDDELGEGAFGKVFKGTLVELPEQSSKYSIAKSMRRKSTKSLKPDDGFVVAIKMLHDMADEDQRSEFLKEIQLMKDVGSHRNIVNMLGCCTLTEPMFLIVEYLPYGDLLHYLRKRRGKVKEYPEDDPRGPLHSKYCDMFFNKNNPDGAQTASNARVYVNTPMDANTKKDNSGIELVSLYTGDKPQSERGAAENDGIEDEEEDDGISSGDLMAFAWQVAQGMEYLARRGFVHRDLAARNVLVGDNKVAKVADFGLTRHMYEDLYQGKTSRKLPLKWMSIEAIFDQAFTSQSDVWAYGVFLWELVTLGGTPYPTIGNRELLKLLKEGYRMEKPDMCNDDLYTIMLSCWKDKPEDRPTFENLRSTLEDLMMRDNPYFDPSAVDESRDYYNVPSFNSAPEPDESDDVMGDLVVADSNEYKIQPPEYSPSHSDPMAGSRSGVENIGCAASDDVLLEEAKTEKDALGSDNPNDELARDQILPSNGNNGMGGHSQWPPKGIANDRKSLKYAQLDFEEMESRIYRHRNQGPVL